A window of Paraburkholderia bryophila contains these coding sequences:
- the betC gene encoding choline-sulfatase produces MLDTKKNILILMADQMTPFALAAYGHPLTKTPNLDRLAKQGVVFDSAYCASPLCAPSRFSFLSGKLPSAIGAYDNAAEFPSQTLTFAHYLRAEGYRTILSGKMHFCGADQLHGFEERLTTDIYPADFGWTPNWDDFNSRPSWYHNMSSVLDAGPCVRTNQLDFDDEVTFTTRQKLFDIARERHAGKDARPFCMVASLTHPHDPYAIPKKYWDMYRDEDIALPTHRDSFDEADAHSRRLRHVCETDRTPPTDQQIRNARRAYYGAISYVDDQFGAILDALDQSGLAQDTVIVVTSDHGEMLGERGLWYKMTFFEGGCRVPLIVHAPQQFDAHRVQSSVSHLDLLPTLVELARGETPTEWPDSLDGQSLVPHLLGTHGGHDEAIGEYLAEGAIAPIVMLRRGCFKFIHTPVDPDQLYDVDADPLERKNLAALAEYASQVAALREEIVQRWNLDTLHDEVLQSQRRRRFHFEATTQGTVASWDWQPHVDASQRYMRNHIDLDTLEAMARFPAVVR; encoded by the coding sequence ATGCTTGACACCAAAAAGAATATTCTCATTCTGATGGCCGATCAGATGACGCCGTTCGCGCTCGCCGCATACGGCCATCCGCTGACGAAAACCCCCAATCTCGACCGTCTCGCCAAACAGGGCGTGGTATTCGACTCCGCCTATTGCGCGAGTCCGCTTTGCGCGCCGTCGCGGTTTTCATTTCTGTCGGGCAAGCTGCCTTCCGCGATTGGCGCTTACGACAATGCAGCGGAATTTCCGTCGCAAACGCTGACGTTCGCGCATTATTTGCGCGCCGAAGGGTATCGCACGATTCTGTCCGGCAAGATGCATTTCTGCGGCGCCGATCAACTGCACGGCTTCGAAGAGCGGCTGACCACCGACATCTATCCGGCCGATTTCGGCTGGACGCCGAACTGGGACGACTTCAATTCACGGCCGAGCTGGTATCACAACATGAGTTCCGTGCTCGACGCCGGGCCGTGCGTGCGGACCAATCAACTCGACTTCGACGACGAAGTCACGTTCACCACGCGTCAGAAGCTCTTCGATATCGCGCGCGAACGTCATGCCGGCAAAGATGCACGGCCGTTCTGCATGGTGGCCTCGTTGACGCATCCGCACGACCCGTACGCGATTCCGAAAAAGTACTGGGACATGTATCGCGACGAAGATATCGCATTGCCCACGCATCGCGATTCGTTCGATGAAGCGGACGCGCATTCCAGGCGCCTGCGCCACGTGTGCGAAACCGACCGCACGCCGCCCACCGATCAGCAGATCCGCAACGCACGCCGCGCGTACTACGGCGCGATCTCCTATGTCGACGACCAGTTCGGCGCGATTCTCGACGCGCTCGACCAGTCCGGACTCGCGCAAGACACGGTGATCGTCGTCACGTCGGATCACGGTGAAATGCTCGGCGAACGCGGGCTCTGGTACAAGATGACGTTTTTCGAGGGCGGTTGCCGCGTTCCGCTGATCGTGCATGCACCGCAGCAATTCGACGCGCACCGCGTGCAGAGCTCGGTGTCACATCTCGATCTATTGCCGACGCTGGTCGAACTGGCCCGCGGCGAAACGCCTACCGAGTGGCCTGATTCGCTAGATGGCCAGAGTCTCGTGCCGCATCTTCTCGGTACGCACGGCGGTCACGACGAAGCGATCGGCGAGTACCTTGCCGAGGGCGCGATTGCGCCGATCGTGATGCTGCGGCGCGGGTGTTTCAAATTCATTCACACGCCGGTCGATCCCGACCAACTCTACGATGTCGACGCCGATCCGCTGGAGCGCAAGAACCTCGCGGCACTTGCGGAATACGCGTCACAGGTCGCCGCATTGCGCGAAGAAATCGTGCAGCGCTGGAATCTCGATACGTTGCACGACGAAGTCCTGCAAAGCCAGCGGCGGCGCCGATTTCATTTCGAGGCCACGACGCAGGGCACGGTGGCGTCGTGGGACTGGCAGCCGCATGTGGACGCGAGCCAGCGGTATATGCGCAATCACATCGACCTCGACACGCTCGAAGCGATGGCGCGTTTTCCCGCTGTTGTCCGTTGA
- a CDS encoding HlyD family secretion protein, with the protein MSTTAGSPSRATPAHDRLTAGARRPSRRTVLIALGVVALIVGAVWLARWWTVGRFIESTDDAYLQADSVTVAPKIAGYVTEVYVADNQVVKPGDPLVHLDARQYRVALDQALATIDARKADIERAQADIKQQQSNIAQAQAQQQVARVSAQHAGDEVRRYAPLVATGAETSERLAELTSSRDQANATLTANSAAVEAARSQIGSATAQLAQARAQLEAAQASAQQSQLDLDNTVVRSVLGGKIGDRTVRVGQYVQPGTRMLTVVPVQSTYLLANFKETQVGQMRVGQPVEMHVDALPGHTLHGVVDSFSPGTGSQFALLPPENATGNFTKIVQRVPVRIRIDTGAETRSVLLPGLSVNVDVDTRSARDRDERIDAENRHG; encoded by the coding sequence ATGTCAACCACCGCAGGCTCTCCCTCTCGCGCGACTCCCGCTCACGATCGGCTTACGGCGGGCGCTCGACGTCCCAGTCGGCGAACCGTGCTGATCGCGCTCGGCGTCGTCGCGCTGATTGTCGGCGCGGTCTGGCTCGCCCGCTGGTGGACCGTGGGCCGCTTTATCGAAAGCACCGACGACGCTTATCTGCAGGCCGACAGCGTCACGGTCGCGCCGAAAATCGCCGGCTACGTCACTGAAGTTTACGTCGCTGACAATCAGGTTGTGAAGCCGGGCGATCCGCTCGTGCATCTCGACGCGCGTCAGTATCGGGTGGCGCTCGATCAGGCGCTGGCCACGATCGACGCACGCAAGGCCGACATCGAGCGAGCCCAGGCGGATATCAAACAGCAGCAGTCGAATATCGCGCAGGCCCAGGCGCAGCAGCAGGTGGCGCGCGTGAGCGCCCAGCATGCCGGCGACGAAGTGCGGCGTTACGCTCCGCTCGTCGCGACCGGCGCTGAAACCAGTGAACGGCTGGCGGAATTGACCAGCAGCCGCGATCAGGCCAACGCCACGCTCACGGCGAATTCCGCGGCGGTCGAGGCGGCTCGCTCGCAGATCGGCTCGGCCACCGCGCAACTCGCGCAGGCCCGAGCGCAACTCGAAGCGGCCCAGGCCAGCGCGCAGCAATCGCAACTCGATCTGGACAACACCGTGGTGCGCAGCGTACTCGGCGGCAAGATCGGCGATCGCACGGTACGTGTCGGGCAATACGTGCAACCCGGCACGCGGATGCTGACGGTCGTGCCGGTGCAAAGCACCTATCTGCTGGCCAATTTCAAGGAAACGCAGGTCGGGCAGATGCGGGTCGGTCAGCCGGTGGAAATGCACGTCGACGCGTTACCGGGTCATACGCTGCACGGCGTGGTCGACAGTTTCTCGCCGGGCACCGGCTCGCAATTCGCGCTGCTGCCGCCGGAAAACGCCACCGGCAACTTCACGAAGATCGTGCAGCGGGTGCCGGTGCGGATTCGCATCGACACCGGCGCGGAGACGCGCAGTGTGTTGTTGCCGGGTCTGTCCGTCAACGTGGATGTCGATACGCGTTCGGCGCGCGACCGCGACGAACGGATCGATGCCGAGAACCGTCATGGCTGA
- a CDS encoding efflux transporter outer membrane subunit, which yields MMSNRLTCFALAAVTLLSVLPGCTVGPDYRGAPPVAQDARSSATFVRTPAVGTTAAPASNQWWLAFNDPQLNDLIAAAFAHNPDVDAAKARLRESRAQLQQQRANELPKLSGDAAALRMREPDLSTLNSSSGSGASSSGRGPLQLYTAGFDATWEIDLFGGTRRAIEAASADAEAVDADLADTRVSLAAEVAQAYIDLRDQQTRLALAQRQAETEQKSLTLTQQRRARGTAADVDVERLTTQVENTRGTLTPLDAQVTDSLDRLAVLTGREPGALDAQLADVQPLPALPATVAIGDPSTMLQQRPDIRAAERRLASSNAQIGEHVADFFPKVTLLGDIGFSAGDPGHLVRKSNFSWIGAPYLQWNALDFGRTLGSVHAAEASRDEAEARYTKAVLGALQDANSSLSRYGHQREHVVTLQKVEASASHSATLMRQRYSAGVSTLIDLLDTQREEFTAQQNVVAGQAELLKDFVSLQKSLGIGWEAQRG from the coding sequence ATGATGTCCAACCGTCTTACGTGTTTCGCACTCGCCGCCGTTACGTTGCTGTCCGTCTTGCCGGGCTGCACCGTCGGCCCGGATTATCGCGGTGCGCCGCCGGTCGCGCAGGACGCCCGCAGTAGCGCTACTTTCGTGCGCACGCCGGCTGTCGGGACGACGGCGGCGCCCGCGTCGAACCAGTGGTGGCTCGCCTTCAACGACCCGCAACTGAACGACCTGATCGCCGCCGCGTTCGCGCACAATCCCGACGTCGATGCCGCAAAAGCGCGGCTGCGGGAATCGCGCGCGCAATTGCAGCAGCAACGGGCGAACGAATTGCCGAAACTCTCCGGCGATGCCGCGGCGCTGCGTATGCGTGAGCCCGATCTGAGCACGCTGAACTCGTCGAGCGGTAGCGGCGCGAGTTCGTCGGGAAGAGGGCCGTTGCAGCTTTATACGGCCGGCTTCGACGCCACGTGGGAAATCGATCTGTTCGGCGGCACGCGGCGGGCGATCGAAGCGGCCTCCGCGGATGCCGAAGCGGTCGACGCCGATCTCGCGGACACGCGCGTGTCGCTCGCGGCTGAAGTGGCGCAGGCTTACATCGATCTGCGCGACCAGCAGACGCGGCTCGCATTGGCCCAGCGTCAGGCGGAAACCGAGCAGAAGAGTTTGACGTTGACGCAGCAACGCAGGGCGCGCGGCACGGCGGCGGACGTCGACGTCGAGCGTCTGACCACGCAGGTGGAAAACACGCGCGGCACGTTGACGCCGCTCGACGCCCAAGTGACCGATTCGCTCGACCGCCTCGCCGTGCTGACCGGCCGTGAGCCCGGCGCGCTGGACGCGCAGCTTGCGGATGTGCAGCCGTTGCCGGCGCTGCCCGCTACGGTGGCGATCGGCGATCCGTCGACGATGTTGCAGCAGCGACCCGATATTCGCGCGGCCGAGCGACGCCTCGCGTCGAGCAATGCGCAGATCGGCGAACATGTCGCGGATTTTTTCCCGAAGGTGACACTGCTCGGCGATATCGGTTTCAGTGCGGGCGATCCTGGACATCTCGTGCGCAAGAGCAATTTCAGCTGGATCGGTGCGCCGTATCTGCAGTGGAATGCGCTCGATTTCGGGCGTACGTTGGGCAGTGTGCATGCGGCCGAGGCGTCGCGTGACGAAGCCGAGGCGCGTTACACGAAGGCCGTGCTCGGCGCGTTGCAGGATGCGAATTCATCGCTGTCGCGCTATGGGCATCAGCGTGAGCACGTCGTGACGTTGCAGAAGGTGGAAGCGTCCGCGAGTCATTCGGCCACGTTGATGCGGCAGCGGTATTCGGCGGGAGTGTCGACGTTGATCGATCTGCTGGATACGCAGCGGGAGGAATTTACTGCGCAGCAGAATGTGGTGGCGGGGCAGGCGGAGTTGCTGAAGGACTTTGTTTCGCTGCAGAAGAGTCTTGGGATTGGTTGGGAGGCGCAGCGAGGGTAG
- a CDS encoding MDR family MFS transporter, producing MAEPGAAVPTTPAAATAATAPHAEERASASDWIAVAAGALGALMATLDISITNSALPQIQGEIGATGTEGTWISTGYLMSEIVMIPLAAWLTRVFGLRNFLLTNSVLFIGFSMMCGWSHTLPMMIIGRIGQGFAGGAMIPTAQTIIRTRLPLSQMPVGMTVFGLTVLLGPLFGPVVGGWLAENISWSWCFFINLPVCIALMTLLIVGLPSDRPHWEAFMKADWLGIVGLAIGLSSLTVVLENGQRERWFESSMIVTLTCVSLFGMLLIAASQMTAKKPIVRLSLMLNPNYASVIVIVSAVGAALYGVSYLLPQFLGVVAGYNAEQAGAIMLLSGLPAFLIMPVLPKLLGKFDFRVLVITGLTLYAISCMIDIDLTAQSVGHDFVWSQLIRGTAQMLAMMPLNQASMAAVSREDSGDAAGLYNMARNLGGSIGLAIIGTVIDRRTTFHAATIRESVSANSLIGQETLAANAANWFTHTGDMAYSQMRALGQLGAQIQVQATVMTYSETFYLLGIALLACIPLALLLKTPRRNAPLPSSAGH from the coding sequence ATGGCTGAGCCGGGCGCCGCAGTGCCCACCACGCCCGCCGCAGCGACCGCAGCCACTGCGCCGCACGCCGAGGAACGCGCCAGCGCCAGCGACTGGATCGCGGTCGCCGCCGGCGCGCTCGGCGCGTTGATGGCCACGCTCGACATCTCGATCACGAACTCCGCGCTGCCGCAAATTCAAGGCGAAATCGGCGCCACCGGTACTGAGGGCACGTGGATTTCGACCGGCTATCTTATGTCGGAAATCGTGATGATTCCGCTCGCCGCGTGGCTCACACGCGTGTTCGGCTTGCGCAATTTCCTGCTGACCAACTCAGTGCTGTTCATTGGCTTTTCGATGATGTGCGGCTGGTCGCACACGTTGCCGATGATGATCATCGGCCGCATCGGGCAGGGCTTCGCCGGCGGGGCGATGATCCCAACGGCGCAGACCATCATCCGCACGCGGCTGCCGCTCTCGCAGATGCCGGTCGGCATGACCGTGTTCGGCCTGACCGTGTTGCTGGGGCCGCTGTTTGGCCCGGTGGTCGGCGGCTGGCTTGCGGAGAACATTAGCTGGAGCTGGTGCTTCTTTATCAATCTGCCGGTCTGTATTGCGCTAATGACTTTGTTGATCGTCGGCCTGCCGTCGGACCGGCCGCATTGGGAAGCGTTTATGAAGGCGGACTGGCTCGGTATCGTCGGGCTGGCGATCGGCCTCAGTTCGCTCACCGTGGTGCTGGAGAACGGTCAACGCGAGCGCTGGTTCGAATCGTCGATGATCGTGACGCTCACCTGTGTCTCGCTCTTCGGCATGCTCCTGATCGCCGCCTCGCAAATGACCGCGAAAAAACCGATTGTGCGTCTGAGCTTGATGCTCAACCCGAACTACGCCAGCGTGATCGTGATCGTCTCCGCGGTCGGCGCGGCGCTGTATGGCGTGTCGTATCTGCTGCCGCAGTTTCTCGGCGTGGTGGCGGGTTACAACGCCGAGCAGGCCGGCGCGATCATGCTGCTGTCCGGGTTGCCCGCCTTCCTGATCATGCCGGTGCTGCCGAAGCTATTGGGCAAGTTTGATTTCCGTGTGCTGGTGATCACCGGGCTGACGTTATACGCGATCAGTTGCATGATCGACATCGACCTGACCGCGCAGAGTGTCGGCCACGATTTCGTGTGGTCGCAACTGATTCGCGGTACTGCGCAGATGCTCGCGATGATGCCGCTCAATCAGGCGTCGATGGCGGCCGTGTCGCGTGAAGATTCGGGCGATGCCGCCGGGCTCTACAACATGGCGCGCAATCTCGGCGGGTCGATTGGTCTCGCGATTATCGGCACCGTGATCGACCGGCGCACGACGTTTCATGCCGCCACGATCCGCGAGTCGGTCAGCGCCAATTCGCTGATCGGTCAGGAGACGCTGGCAGCCAACGCGGCGAACTGGTTCACCCATACGGGAGATATGGCGTACTCGCAAATGCGTGCGCTCGGCCAGCTCGGTGCGCAGATCCAGGTCCAGGCCACCGTGATGACTTACTCGGAAACCTTCTATCTGCTCGGTATCGCGTTGCTTGCCTGCATTCCGCTCGCGCTGCTGTTGAAAACACCGCGCAGGAATGCGCCGCTGCCTTCGTCCGCTGGACACTAA
- a CDS encoding choline ABC transporter substrate-binding protein, with translation MMKNLFKQAVYGVALLCAATTFAAAAEPQSCTQVNMAGPGWTDIDATNAMTGVLLKALGYKQNVANLSVPITYQGLKKGQIDVFLGNWMPAQAPVVKPFEEEKSIEVVHPNLSDAKFTLAVPDYVAAAGIHSFADLAKNADKFDSRIYGIEPGSPANQNIKKMVDDKAFGLGSWKLVESSETGMLTQVERAVREKKWIVFLAWEPHLMNTKFKLTYLDGGDKYFGPHYGGATVNTVARSGYAEQCPNVGRLFKQLTFNVDLENGVITEVLEKKTGVDAAATEALKRHPELLKTWLDGVNTANGANGLQAVQTALGVK, from the coding sequence ATGATGAAAAACCTCTTCAAACAGGCGGTATACGGCGTGGCGCTGCTTTGCGCGGCGACGACCTTCGCGGCGGCTGCCGAGCCGCAGTCCTGCACGCAGGTCAATATGGCGGGGCCGGGCTGGACCGATATCGATGCGACCAATGCAATGACCGGCGTGCTGCTGAAGGCGCTCGGCTACAAGCAGAACGTGGCCAATCTGTCGGTGCCGATCACCTACCAGGGCTTGAAGAAAGGTCAAATCGACGTGTTCCTCGGTAACTGGATGCCGGCGCAGGCGCCGGTCGTCAAACCGTTCGAGGAAGAGAAGTCGATCGAGGTCGTGCATCCGAATCTGAGCGACGCGAAGTTCACGCTTGCGGTGCCGGATTACGTAGCGGCTGCGGGTATTCACTCATTCGCGGATCTCGCAAAGAACGCCGACAAGTTCGACAGCAGGATCTACGGTATCGAGCCGGGGTCGCCGGCCAATCAGAACATCAAGAAGATGGTCGACGACAAGGCCTTCGGACTCGGTAGCTGGAAGCTCGTCGAATCGAGCGAAACCGGCATGCTCACGCAGGTGGAGCGAGCGGTGCGCGAGAAGAAGTGGATCGTGTTTCTCGCGTGGGAGCCGCATCTGATGAACACGAAGTTCAAGCTGACCTATCTCGACGGCGGCGATAAGTACTTCGGTCCACACTACGGCGGTGCGACCGTCAATACGGTCGCGCGCAGCGGCTATGCGGAGCAGTGTCCGAACGTGGGGCGTCTTTTCAAACAACTCACGTTCAATGTCGATCTGGAAAATGGCGTGATTACCGAAGTACTGGAGAAGAAGACCGGCGTGGATGCCGCGGCGACCGAAGCGCTCAAACGTCATCCGGAATTGTTAAAGACCTGGCTGGATGGCGTGAATACCGCTAATGGCGCCAATGGCTTGCAAGCCGTGCAAACCGCACTCGGCGTGAAGTAA
- a CDS encoding porin, which produces MKKSNAVSLSGLAIAASAVCASTAVHAQSSVTLYGILDAGITYVNNAGGAHQYKFDDGVSYGNRIGFKGTEDLGGGLQAIFTLESGFHLGNGQYAFGGAEFGRQAYVGLKSSKWGSVTLGNQLDMTNEFVAIYNISAWASGYAIHQGDFDRMNGDRLPNSLKYMSPDWSGFSFGGMYSFGNTAGDFHQKSAWSVGARYEHAAFNMGAAYTQLNNPFGIYAFDPYAMIGTKTFLGQPTVSVNPTTGAVTDLFSASSFPVDKQGAFAVGAAYTIGKVMLSGDFTYTTIKGLGQTSHMQVYEGGASYSFTPALMLYGGYQHTSFESNHWNQGSLGLHYLLSKRTDVYVSGDYLRASNGVNAVIGYSFTPSTSNTQSDVRIGMKHSF; this is translated from the coding sequence ATGAAGAAGAGCAATGCCGTTAGCCTCTCGGGACTCGCCATCGCGGCGAGCGCCGTATGCGCATCGACGGCGGTCCACGCACAAAGCAGCGTCACCCTGTACGGCATTCTGGACGCCGGCATTACCTACGTGAACAATGCCGGTGGCGCGCATCAGTACAAATTCGACGACGGCGTGTCGTACGGTAACCGGATCGGCTTCAAAGGCACGGAAGATCTCGGCGGTGGATTGCAGGCGATCTTCACGCTCGAATCGGGTTTCCACCTGGGTAACGGGCAATATGCATTCGGTGGCGCGGAATTCGGCCGCCAGGCGTATGTCGGTTTGAAAAGCAGCAAGTGGGGTAGTGTCACGCTGGGCAACCAGCTCGACATGACGAATGAGTTCGTCGCGATCTACAACATCTCTGCCTGGGCGAGCGGTTATGCGATCCACCAGGGCGACTTCGACCGGATGAATGGCGACCGGCTGCCGAATTCGCTCAAGTACATGTCGCCTGACTGGTCGGGCTTCTCGTTCGGCGGTATGTATTCGTTCGGCAATACCGCGGGCGACTTCCATCAGAAGAGCGCGTGGAGCGTGGGCGCACGCTATGAGCACGCGGCGTTCAACATGGGCGCGGCCTATACGCAGTTGAACAATCCGTTCGGTATTTACGCGTTCGATCCGTACGCGATGATCGGCACCAAGACCTTCCTCGGCCAGCCGACCGTTTCCGTCAATCCGACGACCGGGGCGGTAACCGATCTGTTTAGTGCGTCGTCGTTCCCGGTGGACAAGCAAGGCGCGTTTGCAGTCGGCGCGGCGTATACGATCGGCAAAGTCATGCTGAGCGGTGACTTTACGTACACGACCATCAAGGGCCTCGGACAGACCTCGCATATGCAGGTCTATGAAGGTGGCGCGTCGTATTCGTTCACGCCGGCGTTGATGCTGTACGGCGGCTATCAACACACGAGCTTTGAAAGCAACCACTGGAATCAGGGCTCGCTCGGTCTGCACTATCTGCTGTCCAAACGTACCGACGTGTATGTCTCGGGCGATTATCTGCGGGCGTCGAATGGCGTGAATGCGGTGATCGGCTATAGCTTCACGCCGTCGACGTCGAACACGCAGTCGGACGTGCGGATCGGGATGAAGCATTCGTTCTGA
- a CDS encoding CerR family C-terminal domain-containing protein: MNTAKRLRHSPVGGYARGEETRHRIIEAAVELFGEHGFEGASTREIAARAGVNAPALQYYFENKEGVYRACVEALADDALKTFGPAIEHAQQVVRENADTATLIDAYLRIQDVMADRTFEKANKPGRRMFFAREQAGYEPESATQILACKIREPLNDASAALLARITGRAANDPLTLIRSFSLHGQLVIFHVAHRSTLSMLGWKNIDAEKAEQLKSAVRDQTRTLLEHWSRERDEALAAAATPTIPAASKARSRKRS; this comes from the coding sequence ATGAACACCGCAAAAAGACTGCGGCACTCGCCGGTAGGCGGCTATGCGCGCGGCGAAGAAACGCGTCATCGAATCATCGAGGCGGCGGTCGAGCTGTTTGGCGAACACGGTTTCGAAGGCGCGTCGACGCGCGAGATCGCGGCGCGCGCCGGCGTCAACGCGCCCGCGCTGCAGTACTACTTCGAGAATAAGGAAGGGGTGTATCGCGCTTGCGTCGAGGCACTCGCCGACGACGCCTTGAAGACCTTCGGGCCGGCCATCGAGCATGCGCAGCAAGTGGTGCGTGAGAACGCCGACACCGCGACCTTGATCGACGCCTACCTGCGCATTCAGGACGTGATGGCGGACCGCACCTTCGAGAAAGCGAACAAGCCCGGCCGGCGGATGTTCTTCGCCCGCGAGCAGGCTGGCTACGAACCCGAAAGCGCGACGCAGATTCTGGCCTGCAAGATCCGCGAGCCGTTAAACGATGCGAGCGCGGCGCTTCTCGCACGAATTACCGGACGTGCCGCCAACGACCCGTTGACACTGATCCGCAGCTTCAGTCTGCATGGGCAACTGGTGATTTTTCACGTCGCGCATCGCTCGACGTTGTCGATGCTTGGCTGGAAGAACATCGATGCCGAGAAGGCCGAACAACTCAAGTCGGCCGTGCGTGACCAGACACGCACGCTGCTTGAACACTGGAGCCGGGAACGCGACGAAGCGCTCGCGGCGGCCGCTACGCCTACTATCCCCGCTGCGAGCAAAGCCAGATCGCGCAAGCGGAGTTGA
- the purU gene encoding formyltetrahydrofolate deformylase: MSADSRPDQLVLTVACPSAAGQVAAVVGFLDRHHCYIDELTVFDDDLSERFFVRCVFHGAGHNETLHAASLKREFEPIAERFRMTWAMHDVGTRPKVLIMVSKLEHCLADLLFRWRMGELKMDIVGIGSNHRDLEPLAQQHGLPFHHLPITADTKPQQEARLLDLFDTSGAELLILARYMQILSGETSRALAARAINIHHSFLPGFKGAKPYHQAHTRGVKLIGATAHFVTDDLDEGPIIEQVVERVDHSYSPERLLATGRDVESITLARAVKAFIERRVFINGDRTVVLQ, translated from the coding sequence ATGTCCGCCGATTCCCGTCCCGATCAACTGGTTCTCACCGTCGCGTGTCCGAGCGCGGCGGGCCAGGTCGCCGCTGTCGTCGGCTTTCTCGACCGGCATCATTGCTATATCGACGAACTGACCGTGTTCGACGACGATCTCAGCGAGCGCTTCTTCGTGCGCTGCGTGTTCCACGGTGCAGGCCATAACGAAACGCTGCACGCCGCATCGCTCAAACGCGAGTTCGAGCCGATTGCCGAGCGCTTCCGGATGACGTGGGCCATGCACGACGTCGGCACGCGCCCGAAAGTGTTGATCATGGTCTCGAAGCTGGAGCACTGTCTCGCCGATCTGCTGTTCCGCTGGCGAATGGGCGAGCTGAAAATGGATATTGTCGGCATCGGCTCGAATCATCGCGATCTCGAACCGCTCGCACAGCAGCACGGGCTACCGTTTCATCATCTGCCGATCACGGCGGACACAAAGCCGCAACAAGAGGCACGTCTGCTCGATCTGTTCGACACATCCGGCGCGGAATTGCTGATTCTCGCGCGCTACATGCAGATTCTGTCCGGTGAAACGAGCCGTGCGCTGGCGGCGCGAGCGATCAATATTCATCATTCGTTTCTGCCTGGTTTCAAAGGCGCGAAGCCTTATCACCAGGCGCATACGCGCGGCGTCAAACTGATCGGCGCCACCGCGCATTTTGTGACCGACGATCTCGACGAAGGCCCGATCATCGAGCAGGTCGTGGAGCGCGTCGATCATTCGTACAGTCCGGAGCGATTGCTGGCCACCGGGCGCGACGTTGAGAGCATCACGTTGGCGCGTGCGGTGAAGGCGTTTATCGAGCGGCGGGTGTTTATCAACGGCGACCGGACAGTCGTGCTGCAATAA
- a CDS encoding choline sulfate utilization transcriptional regulator — MSRQDRLPPMQALTMFESAARLASFTAAARELGSTQPAVSQRVVQLEEALGAPLFERGHRGVTLTEDGERLFEAVRHALDTIRAATTEIRARRTPQTLTLSTDFGFATYWLMPRLSQFKALMPDVDVKIITSQSVFDPSHDQADIAIAFGDAHADWTARGVVKLFPEHVMPVCSPAFLAAHPSLRTPSDLPGVPLLHLEPTQPARWLSWADWFAAHALDTPAAHRGITFNSFTLVAHAAIMGQGVALGWAPLVDELLATGQLVELFDAPVVTERGYLLVTQRAATPVINAFRQWLLGECGLDTE; from the coding sequence ATGTCGAGGCAGGATCGCTTGCCGCCTATGCAGGCGTTGACCATGTTCGAGTCCGCCGCGCGTCTCGCCAGCTTCACGGCCGCGGCCCGGGAACTCGGTTCGACGCAACCGGCGGTGAGTCAGCGCGTCGTGCAGTTGGAAGAAGCGCTCGGTGCGCCGCTCTTCGAGCGCGGCCATCGCGGCGTCACGCTGACGGAAGACGGCGAGCGGCTGTTCGAAGCGGTGCGCCATGCACTCGACACGATCCGCGCGGCGACTACCGAGATCCGCGCGCGGCGCACACCGCAAACGCTCACGCTCTCCACCGACTTCGGCTTCGCCACGTATTGGCTGATGCCGCGTCTGTCGCAATTCAAGGCGCTGATGCCGGACGTGGACGTGAAAATCATCACGTCGCAGAGCGTGTTCGATCCGTCGCACGATCAGGCGGACATTGCGATCGCTTTCGGCGACGCGCACGCGGACTGGACCGCGCGCGGCGTGGTGAAGCTCTTCCCCGAGCACGTCATGCCGGTATGCAGCCCGGCCTTTCTCGCCGCGCATCCGTCATTGCGCACGCCGTCCGACTTGCCGGGCGTGCCGCTGCTGCATCTCGAACCCACGCAACCGGCGCGCTGGCTGTCGTGGGCCGACTGGTTCGCCGCGCACGCTCTCGACACACCGGCCGCGCATCGCGGCATCACGTTCAACAGCTTCACGCTGGTCGCGCACGCGGCGATCATGGGCCAGGGTGTCGCGCTGGGCTGGGCGCCGCTCGTCGACGAACTACTAGCGACCGGGCAACTCGTCGAACTGTTCGATGCGCCCGTCGTCACGGAGCGCGGTTATCTGCTCGTCACGCAGCGCGCGGCGACACCGGTGATCAACGCATTCCGCCAGTGGCTGCTCGGCGAATGCGGACTCGATACGGAATGA